The proteins below come from a single Poecilia reticulata strain Guanapo linkage group LG5, Guppy_female_1.0+MT, whole genome shotgun sequence genomic window:
- the LOC103464635 gene encoding coiled-coil domain-containing glutamate-rich protein 1: MLSEIMCRRIFQQQRRQDEKLRDADVRRKSGEAPGWTAGWTKSCSGRLQSRRQGGPRARLPRHKPRPHRPQRPRRPLRSLRPVNVQGKGARGMQAPQNTNQFLMQEKYQMQQLRSDSVGGDSGCSSDSDLELTDMDSYLGVLENARGGLLDSPEPLPQGPPGLRVFLQEDSVQYVPSEDDLQLSHNFMQRDFAQFCDFLAA, from the coding sequence ATGCTCTCAGAGATCATGTGTAGGAGGATCTTCCAGCAGCAGAGGCGGCAGGACGAGAAGCTGAGGGATGCCGACGTCCGCAGGAAGAGCGGCGAGGCGCCCGGCTGGACGGCCGGCTGGACCAAGAGCTGCAGCGGCCGCCTGCAGAGCCGGAGGCAGGGGGGGCCCAGGGCGCGCCTTCCCCGCCACAAGCCCCGCCCCCATCGACCGCAGCGCCCCCGCAGGCCGCTGCGGTCTCTGCGTCCGGTCAACGTCCAGGGCAAGGGGGCCCGGGGCATGCAGGCCCCCCAGAACACCAACCAGTTCCTGATGCAGGAGAAGTACCAGATGCAGCAGCTGCGCTCTGACTCGGTGGGTGGCGACAGCGGCTGCAGCTCTGACAGCGACCTGGAGCTCACCGACATGGACTCATACCTGGGCGTCCTGGAGAACGCCAGGGGCGGCCTGTTGGACAGCCCTGAGCCGCTGCCGCAAGGACCGCCGGGGCTGCGCGTCTTCCTGCAGGAGGACAGCGTCCAGTACGTCCCCTCAGAGGACGACTTGCAGCTGAGCCACAACTTCATGCAGAGGGACTTCGCTCAGTTCTGCGACTTCCTGGCAGCGTGA
- the hgh1 gene encoding LOW QUALITY PROTEIN: protein HGH1 homolog (The sequence of the model RefSeq protein was modified relative to this genomic sequence to represent the inferred CDS: inserted 2 bases in 1 codon) — protein MRFLLHEINSGGVSIKKRRGRRTGGXSCCEFKMLSDAEAAELLAFLTPSTRPDVKGKATEYILGLSGSRDGCRFLRSKPDLLAALFALTSDPSVAIVKDCYHILINLSADETLHQVLVCEVQVLPVLLKNLQDPEFLFSDQICTILSNLSRHDKTCRTVFQVLQEQLGLAQLVEIFCNESFNRKAKLHYLGPLLSNLTQLPEARSLLMDRDRCVIQRLLPFTQYEASVVRRGGVIGTLRNCCFDHAHHAWLLSDAVDVLPFLLLPLAGPEELTEEENEGLPVDLQYLPEDKQREADPDIRKMLLETLLLLTATKAGRLTLRQKNVYPIVRELHRWEKDVHVGAACEKLVQVLIGDEPQLGMENLMEVDIPGDVEDKLKEADAKEQQELQEEEERQRREEEEQEK, from the exons ATGCGGTTTCTTCTACATGAAATTAATTCTGGAGGAGTTTCTATAAAGAAACGCCGAGGCAGGAGAACAGGAGG ATCCTGCTGCGAGTTTAAG ATGCTGAGTGATGCTgaggctgcagagctgctggcCTTCCTGACGCCCAGCACCCGGCCGGATGTGAAGGGGAAAGCCACGGAGTACATCCTGGGGCTGTCTGGAAGCAG AGATGGCTGCCGGTTCCTGCGCTCCAAACCCGACCTCTTAGCTGCTCTGTTTgcgctgacctctgacccctctgTTGCCATCGTGAAGGACTGCTACCACATCCTGATCAACCTGTCAGCTGATGAGACTCTGCACCAG GTTCTGGTCTGTGAGGTTCAGGTTCTTCCGGTTCTGTTGAAGAACCTCCAGGATCCAGAGTTTCTGTTCTCTGATCAGATCTGCACCATCCTGTCCAACCTGAGCCGCCATGATAAGACCTGCAGGACCGTCTTCCAG GTCCTGCAGGAGCAGCTCGGTCTGGCCCAGCTGGTGGAAATCTTCTGCAATGAAAGCTTCAACAGAAAGGCCAAACTGCACTACCTGGGCCCCCTGCTGTCCAATCTGACCCAGCTTCCCGAGGCCAGGAGCCTCTTGATGGACCGGGACAG GTGTGTGATCCAGCGTTTGCTGCCGTTCACTCAGTACGAGGCGTCGGTGGTAAGGAGGGGCGGCGTCATCGGCACGCTGAGGAACTGCTGCTTCGACCACG CTCATCATGCGTGGCTGCTGAGCGACGCCGTGGACGTGCTGCCGTTCCTGCTTCTGCCTCTGGCCGGCCCGGAGGAGCTCACTGAGGAGGAGAACGAAG GTCTGCCTGTGGACCTGCAGTATCTGCCGGAGGACAAGCAGCGAGAAGCGGACCCTGACATCAGGAAGATGCTGCTGGAAACCCTGCTACTG CTGACGGCGACTAAAGCCGGCCGCCTGACGCTCCGACAGAAGAACGTTTATCCCATTGTGAGGGAGCTCCACCGCTGGGAGAAGGACGTCCATGTCGGCGCCGCCTGTGAGAAACTGGTCCAG GTGCTAATCGGAGACGAGCCACAGCTCGGCATGGAGAACCTGATGGAGGTGGACATCCCTGGGGATGTGGAGGACAAGCTGAAGGAGGCTGACGCCaaggagcagcaggagctgcaggaggaggaggagagacagaggagagaggaagaggagcaggagaagTGA